A window of Flavobacterium psychrophilum genomic DNA:
ATTCTACTAAATTGATTTTAAACGCTGCTTTTTTAATACATAGTGTGGTTTCTACATCTACAGTTATAATACGCGAATCTAAAGAGATAAGGTGCTGGCTTTCGCGGCTGCTAACCACCAGTTCTATTTCGGTATCATCTGGTATTACAAGCGGCCTCGCATTTAGGTTGTGCGGGGCAATAGGTGTAATTACAAAACTGTTTACTTCGGGCATTAGTATCGGGCCGCCACAGCTTAAAGAATAGCCTGTAGATCCGGTAGGGGTGGAGATGATAAGCCCGTCTGCCCAATAGGCATTAAGGTAATCGCCGTTAAGCCTTATTTCTATGGTAATCATAGAGGTGGTATCTTTACGGCTAACAGTCATTTCATTAAGGGCATAGTCAAGGTCATGAATTTCCTCTTCCTTGCCTTTATAGTTCAGTGTTAGTAACGATCGTGGTGATATTTTGTACTTATTTTCAAAAATAAGCGGCAGTAATAATTCTATGTTTTCCTGCTGAACGGTTGCCAAAAAGCCAAGTCGCCCGGCATTTATACCGAGTATCGGAATGTTTTTGTTGCCAACATAGGTGGCGGCGCGAAGCATAGTGCCGTCTCCGCCAATACATATAAGCAGGGTAAAGCCGGCATCAAGCCCGTCTTCTCCCGAGAAAACAGGAAAATGCTTGTCCAGCAGATTGTGGTCGTTAAGTACATTGTAAAAATTAGACTCGAAGGCTATCTCAGGGTTATACCTTTCAAAAACAGTCAGCATTTTCTCTATGATGTCTTCGGTATTATCCTTGTAATATTGTCCGTAAACAGCTATTTTCATAGGGGCAGTAAGGTGTTAAATGTTCAGGTATTTGTCCAGGTAGTCCGATCGTTCTTTAAGCGTATTCAGGTATTCGTCTTCCTGGTGTTCGGTGATAATTTCGTAGTTATAACGCCTGAAAGTCTGTAGTATGTCGCTCATTCCGCCAAGGCTTATTTTTATGGTAATCTGTACCTTGTCCATTGAGGCTTCAGAGATAAATAAGCCCAACAGCCTGCCGTTATTGCTTTCTACAATTTGTGCGGCCTGGCTTATGCTATAATCGTTAATGCCTTTTTCTACCACGATAATACCGCCTGTTTCTTTTAAAAAAGGGGTTTCGTGGAAAAAAGTAATAATATCGGTAATCTCGTAGTAGCCTAAATATTTATTGTCCTTGTCCAGAACCGGTACCAGATTGGTTTCATTTTTA
This region includes:
- a CDS encoding acetoin utilization protein acuB; amino-acid sequence: MTEITDFINNDIKPLRITDTAADAQDLFADYTFSHFPVLEEGVYIGAARAEDIELEDIDKTMADLRFGFDRFFVRNTALWLDVLEVFAKNETNLVPVLDKDNKYLGYYEITDIITFFHETPFLKETGGIIVVEKGINDYSISQAAQIVESNNGRLLGLFISEASMDKVQITIKISLGGMSDILQTFRRYNYEIITEHQEDEYLNTLKERSDYLDKYLNI
- the ppnK gene encoding inorganic polyphosphate kinase (catalyzes the phosphorylation of NAD to NADP), producing MKIAVYGQYYKDNTEDIIEKMLTVFERYNPEIAFESNFYNVLNDHNLLDKHFPVFSGEDGLDAGFTLLICIGGDGTMLRAATYVGNKNIPILGINAGRLGFLATVQQENIELLLPLIFENKYKISPRSLLTLNYKGKEEEIHDLDYALNEMTVSRKDTTSMITIEIRLNGDYLNAYWADGLIISTPTGSTGYSLSCGGPILMPEVNSFVITPIAPHNLNARPLVIPDDTEIELVVSSRESQHLISLDSRIITVDVETTLCIKKAAFKINLVEFPQEKFLTTLRKKLLWGEDKRN